In the genome of Neisseria animaloris, one region contains:
- a CDS encoding DUF2069 domain-containing protein, giving the protein MNTPSDKKHWSHTAAVISLCGLIAVSLAWELWLAPLRPGGSWLALKALPLCLPLAGILKGRVYTFQYSCLLVLFYFAEAVVRLFDAAPASRACSAAALVCSSVFFVACLAFVRQQRKAVPHV; this is encoded by the coding sequence ATGAATACACCTTCCGATAAAAAACACTGGTCGCATACCGCCGCCGTAATCAGCCTGTGCGGGCTGATTGCCGTCAGCCTTGCTTGGGAGCTTTGGCTTGCGCCGCTGCGCCCGGGCGGATCGTGGCTGGCTTTGAAAGCCTTGCCCTTATGTCTGCCGCTGGCGGGCATTTTGAAAGGCAGGGTTTACACTTTCCAATACAGTTGCCTGCTGGTGCTGTTTTATTTTGCCGAAGCGGTGGTACGGCTATTTGACGCTGCGCCCGCCAGCCGTGCTTGTTCCGCCGCAGCATTGGTGTGCAGCAGCGTGTTTTTCGTTGCCTGCTTGGCTTTCGTGAGACAACAGCGGAAGGCGGTGCCACATGTTTAG
- the tatC gene encoding twin-arginine translocase subunit TatC, producing MSEEQQIQQPLVEHLIELRRRLMWIIGGLLICFFGLMPFAQKLYTFVAEPLMATLPANTSMIATDVVAPFFVPVKVTLMAAFLLSLPHTMYQVWAFVAPALYQNEKRLITPLVLSSMILFFAGMAFAYFLVFPVVFKFLAGVTPIGVNMATDIDKYLSFVLGMFVAFGTTFEVPVVVVLLNRMGVLSLEQLKSARPYVIVGAFVIAAVITPPDVISQIMLAVPLVLLYEAGLWFCRFAKPLSRRQES from the coding sequence GTGTCTGAAGAACAACAAATCCAGCAGCCTCTGGTTGAACATTTAATCGAATTGCGCCGCCGCCTAATGTGGATAATAGGCGGCCTCTTGATTTGCTTTTTCGGCCTGATGCCTTTTGCCCAGAAGCTCTACACGTTTGTTGCCGAACCGCTGATGGCAACGCTGCCGGCCAACACCAGCATGATTGCCACCGACGTAGTCGCGCCGTTTTTCGTGCCGGTGAAAGTTACGCTGATGGCGGCTTTTCTGCTGTCGCTGCCGCATACCATGTATCAGGTTTGGGCGTTCGTTGCCCCCGCGCTCTATCAAAACGAAAAACGCCTGATTACGCCTTTGGTATTGTCGAGCATGATTCTGTTTTTTGCAGGCATGGCGTTCGCTTATTTTTTAGTGTTTCCGGTGGTGTTCAAATTTTTGGCTGGCGTTACGCCCATCGGCGTAAACATGGCGACCGACATCGACAAATACCTGTCGTTCGTCTTGGGCATGTTTGTCGCATTTGGTACCACATTCGAAGTGCCGGTGGTGGTGGTTTTGCTGAACCGTATGGGCGTGCTTTCGCTGGAGCAGTTAAAGTCGGCACGGCCTTATGTGATTGTAGGCGCGTTTGTGATCGCCGCCGTTATCACGCCGCCCGACGTGATTTCGCAAATCATGCTGGCCGTACCGTTGGTGCTGCTATATGAAGCAGGTTTGTGGTTTTGCCGTTTTGCGAAGCCGTTGTCGCGCCGGCAGGAAAGCTGA
- the tatB gene encoding Sec-independent protein translocase protein TatB: protein MFDFGFSELLLISVIALVVLGPERLPKAARMAGSLVGRVQRMVGSVKQELSAQIEMDELRKAKSEFESAAESLRSGLGSTSESLRKELDDISDDLKVPAWERVPEQRTPADFGLDEHGKPLDGNHAGNGWFDYPMPSENPHASGGFHTVSLRRQAMQRKRDMRPRHRPKPQLRVRKK, encoded by the coding sequence ATGTTTGATTTCGGTTTCAGCGAACTGCTGCTGATAAGTGTGATTGCGCTGGTGGTGCTCGGCCCCGAGCGCCTGCCCAAAGCTGCCCGCATGGCAGGGAGCTTGGTCGGGCGCGTGCAGCGCATGGTCGGCAGCGTGAAGCAGGAATTGAGCGCACAAATCGAAATGGACGAACTGCGCAAAGCCAAAAGCGAGTTTGAATCCGCCGCCGAATCGCTACGCAGCGGATTAGGCAGCACAAGTGAAAGCCTGCGCAAAGAGTTGGACGATATTTCAGACGACCTTAAAGTGCCGGCATGGGAGCGCGTGCCGGAACAACGTACGCCCGCCGATTTCGGCTTGGACGAACACGGCAAACCGCTGGACGGTAATCATGCCGGCAACGGCTGGTTCGATTACCCGATGCCGTCTGAAAACCCGCACGCATCCGGCGGGTTTCATACCGTCTCCCTGCGACGGCAGGCCATGCAGCGCAAACGCGACATGCGCCCGCGCCACCGTCCGAAACCGCAACTGCGCGTCCGCAAAAAGTGA
- the tatA gene encoding Sec-independent protein translocase subunit TatA, with amino-acid sequence MGSFSIWHWIIVLVIVVLVFGTKKLRNVGKDLGGAVHDFKQGLNEGTEAGKKDDVIEHRKDDGKSV; translated from the coding sequence ATGGGCAGCTTCTCTATCTGGCACTGGATTATCGTGCTGGTTATCGTTGTGCTGGTATTCGGCACTAAAAAATTACGCAACGTCGGCAAAGACTTGGGCGGTGCGGTACACGATTTCAAACAGGGTTTGAACGAAGGCACCGAAGCCGGTAAAAAAGACGATGTGATCGAGCACCGAAAAGACGACGGCAAATCGGTTTAA
- a CDS encoding histidine triad nucleotide-binding protein, translated as MTDCIFCKIVDKQIPAGIVYEDDDMLCFKDIRPAAPVHLLLIPKVHFDSLAHAKPEHEALLGKMMMKVPQIAEANGLNNGFKTQINTGKGGGQEVFHLHIHIMGRPA; from the coding sequence ATGACTGACTGTATTTTCTGCAAAATCGTGGATAAGCAAATCCCCGCCGGAATCGTGTATGAAGACGACGACATGCTGTGTTTCAAAGACATTCGCCCTGCCGCGCCCGTGCATCTGCTGTTGATTCCAAAAGTGCATTTCGATTCGCTCGCGCACGCTAAGCCCGAGCATGAGGCGTTGTTGGGCAAAATGATGATGAAAGTGCCGCAAATCGCCGAAGCCAACGGCCTCAATAATGGCTTCAAAACCCAAATCAACACAGGCAAAGGCGGCGGGCAGGAAGTGTTTCACCTGCATATCCATATTATGGGGCGGCCTGCCTGA
- a CDS encoding phosphoribosyl-ATP diphosphatase → MTDQVLTQIQNVIDSRKDQDPETSYVAQLLHKGEDKILKKVIEEAGEVLMASKDGGGKHLVYEVADLWFHTQVLLAHHGLRVEEVLDELARRQGLSGLAEKAARQES, encoded by the coding sequence ATGACCGACCAAGTTTTAACCCAAATCCAAAACGTTATCGATTCCCGTAAAGACCAAGATCCGGAAACGTCTTATGTGGCCCAGCTACTGCACAAGGGAGAAGACAAAATCCTGAAAAAAGTGATTGAAGAAGCGGGAGAAGTGCTGATGGCTTCAAAAGATGGCGGTGGCAAACATCTGGTTTATGAAGTAGCGGATTTGTGGTTTCATACACAGGTGTTGCTGGCGCATCACGGCTTGCGCGTTGAAGAAGTGTTGGACGAACTGGCTCGCCGGCAGGGTTTGTCGGGGTTGGCGGAAAAAGCGGCGCGGCAGGAAAGCTGA
- the hisI gene encoding phosphoribosyl-AMP cyclohydrolase, whose translation MPNPLLDAVKFDEKGLVCAIAQDAKTLRVLMVAWMNAEALQKTAETGYAHYYSRSRQKQWMKGEESGHTQKVHELRLDCDGDAVIMLIDQAGGIACHTGRESCFYRVWRDGKWHIVDAVLKDEKEIYEHTHG comes from the coding sequence ATGCCGAACCCACTACTGGATGCCGTTAAATTCGATGAAAAAGGCTTAGTTTGCGCCATCGCACAAGACGCGAAAACCCTGCGCGTGCTGATGGTGGCTTGGATGAACGCCGAAGCGCTGCAAAAAACCGCCGAAACGGGTTATGCCCACTATTACAGCCGTTCGCGCCAAAAGCAATGGATGAAAGGCGAAGAGTCGGGGCACACGCAAAAGGTGCACGAGCTGCGTTTGGATTGCGACGGCGATGCGGTGATTATGCTGATAGACCAAGCAGGCGGTATTGCCTGCCATACGGGGCGTGAAAGCTGTTTTTACCGCGTGTGGCGCGATGGCAAATGGCACATTGTAGATGCGGTATTGAAAGACGAAAAAGAGATTTACGAGCATACGCACGGTTGA
- a CDS encoding copper resistance protein NlpE produces the protein MNIKSYHFILLALALFQTACTPESSSELQAEREVLSPVAAKDSASWIGIYRGELPCADCDYIEATIVLRDNLHYSLTTRHVGRVAGVLPSEKRGTFHWRDDGLLQLDAAGDNMVFFAHEKGLQMRGNDGKAYPGSKGKICGLAKTGSFVPGQ, from the coding sequence ATGAACATAAAATCCTACCACTTCATTCTGCTTGCCTTAGCCTTATTTCAGACGGCCTGCACGCCCGAAAGCAGCAGCGAACTCCAAGCCGAACGCGAAGTTTTATCACCGGTTGCCGCCAAAGATTCGGCTTCTTGGATCGGCATCTATCGCGGCGAACTGCCTTGCGCCGACTGCGATTACATCGAAGCCACCATCGTTTTGCGCGACAACTTGCATTACAGCTTAACTACCCGACACGTCGGCAGAGTGGCCGGCGTATTGCCGTCTGAAAAACGCGGCACTTTCCATTGGCGCGACGACGGCCTGCTGCAATTGGATGCGGCGGGCGACAATATGGTGTTTTTCGCTCACGAAAAAGGCTTGCAGATGCGCGGCAACGACGGAAAGGCCTATCCTGGCAGCAAGGGGAAAATCTGCGGTTTGGCAAAAACCGGCAGTTTTGTGCCGGGGCAGTGA
- a CDS encoding sulfite exporter TauE/SafE family protein, with protein MDLTLWHYAAIAVLGILASIINILAGGGSNLILPLLMAFSVPPDIANASNRVGIFFQSLTGIRGFRNAGALPTHDLRGILLPMIFGGLVGSVLASVLPNQILKPALLVCILGVATLTFLKPQLLLPPQNVQERKVSDTRGAVVLLFAVGIYGGFVQASTAFILLPVLAGVLHYNLLRANALKLVCTLAFTIVALAVFIVQRQIWWDVGLVLAVGNAIGSMIGVKIALKLSPNTLRTILFVMTVVAVVAAFLK; from the coding sequence ATGGATTTAACCCTTTGGCATTATGCGGCGATTGCCGTGCTGGGTATTTTAGCCAGCATCATCAACATCTTGGCAGGCGGCGGTTCCAATCTGATTCTGCCGCTGTTGATGGCCTTCAGCGTGCCGCCCGACATTGCCAACGCCAGCAACCGCGTCGGTATTTTTTTCCAGTCGCTCACCGGTATCAGGGGGTTTAGGAATGCCGGCGCGTTGCCTACACACGATTTGCGCGGCATTTTGCTGCCGATGATATTCGGCGGTTTGGTCGGCTCCGTGCTGGCTTCGGTGCTGCCTAATCAGATTCTGAAACCCGCCTTGCTCGTCTGTATTCTCGGCGTGGCCACGCTCACTTTTCTCAAACCGCAGCTTTTATTGCCGCCGCAAAACGTGCAGGAACGCAAAGTGTCCGACACGCGCGGGGCAGTGGTTTTGCTTTTTGCTGTTGGTATCTATGGCGGCTTTGTGCAGGCCAGCACCGCATTTATTTTGCTGCCCGTACTGGCGGGCGTACTGCACTACAACCTACTGCGTGCCAATGCCTTGAAACTGGTGTGCACGCTGGCGTTTACCATCGTGGCTTTGGCCGTGTTTATCGTGCAGAGGCAGATTTGGTGGGACGTCGGCCTTGTGCTGGCAGTAGGCAATGCCATCGGCTCGATGATCGGCGTGAAAATTGCCTTAAAACTCTCGCCCAACACCTTGCGCACGATTTTGTTTGTGATGACGGTTGTGGCCGTAGTAGCGGCGTTTTTGAAGTAA
- a CDS encoding CreA family protein has product MKKFIPIVLMSSLLAACGGGNTEKIGEASTVFNMLGKNDRIEIHAFDDPQIKGVTCYISYAKKGGLKEAVNLEEDASDASVSCVQTAPQISFNEAEIAKPQKIFKKGSSFIFKTLQVMRYYDPARKVFSYMVYSDKVIQGSPKNSMDAFSCYTGAPLDAAKVSVQPNQQIHGSCIVTLAQK; this is encoded by the coding sequence ATGAAAAAGTTCATTCCAATTGTATTGATGTCTTCCCTGCTGGCCGCGTGCGGCGGTGGCAATACCGAAAAAATCGGCGAGGCCAGCACCGTATTCAACATGCTCGGCAAAAACGACCGCATTGAGATTCATGCGTTTGATGATCCGCAAATTAAAGGCGTTACCTGCTATATTTCCTACGCTAAAAAAGGCGGTTTGAAAGAAGCGGTGAACTTGGAAGAAGACGCGTCCGACGCTTCCGTATCCTGCGTGCAGACCGCGCCGCAAATCAGCTTTAACGAGGCCGAAATCGCCAAGCCGCAGAAAATTTTCAAAAAAGGCTCCAGCTTTATTTTCAAAACCCTGCAAGTGATGCGCTATTACGACCCCGCGCGCAAAGTGTTTTCATACATGGTGTACAGCGATAAAGTGATTCAAGGTTCGCCGAAAAACTCGATGGACGCTTTTTCCTGCTACACCGGCGCACCGCTGGATGCCGCCAAAGTGAGCGTGCAGCCCAACCAGCAGATTCACGGCTCGTGTATTGTTACGCTTGCCCAAAAATAA
- the hisF gene encoding imidazole glycerol phosphate synthase subunit HisF produces MALAKRIIPCLDVDNGRVVKGVNFVGLRDAGNPVDVAKRYNDEGADELTFLDITASSDNRDTILHVIEEVASQVFIPLTVGGGVRSVADVRRLLNAGADKASINTAAVTNPDLVNEASGFFGSQAIVVAIDAKAVNPENTRWEVFTHGGRKATGIDAVEWAKNMQARGAGEILLTSMDRDGTKIGFNLPLTCAISEAVDIPVIASGGVGNVQHLIEGVKEGKADAVLAASIFHFGEVSIREAKEAMRAAGIEVRL; encoded by the coding sequence ATGGCATTAGCAAAACGCATTATCCCCTGTTTGGACGTGGACAACGGCCGCGTTGTCAAAGGTGTCAACTTCGTCGGCCTGCGCGATGCCGGCAATCCGGTTGACGTAGCCAAACGCTATAACGACGAAGGTGCCGACGAGCTGACCTTTCTCGACATCACCGCCTCTTCCGACAACCGCGACACCATTCTGCATGTGATTGAAGAAGTGGCCTCGCAAGTGTTTATACCGCTCACCGTCGGCGGCGGCGTGCGCTCCGTAGCCGATGTGCGCCGCCTGCTCAACGCGGGTGCCGACAAAGCCAGCATCAACACCGCCGCCGTAACCAATCCCGATTTGGTGAACGAAGCCAGCGGTTTTTTCGGCTCGCAAGCGATTGTGGTGGCGATTGATGCCAAAGCCGTCAACCCCGAAAACACCCGCTGGGAAGTGTTTACCCACGGCGGACGCAAAGCCACGGGCATTGATGCGGTCGAATGGGCGAAAAACATGCAGGCGCGCGGGGCAGGCGAGATTCTGCTTACCAGCATGGACAGGGACGGCACCAAAATCGGCTTCAACCTGCCGCTCACCTGTGCCATCAGCGAAGCGGTGGATATTCCCGTTATCGCCTCCGGCGGCGTGGGCAACGTGCAGCACCTGATTGAAGGCGTAAAAGAAGGCAAGGCCGATGCTGTGCTGGCCGCCAGCATTTTCCACTTCGGCGAAGTGAGCATACGCGAAGCCAAAGAAGCCATGCGCGCAGCGGGTATCGAAGTGCGTTTGTAA
- the hisA gene encoding 1-(5-phosphoribosyl)-5-[(5-phosphoribosylamino)methylideneamino]imidazole-4-carboxamide isomerase: MLLIPAIDLKEGRCVRLKQGLMDQATVFSDNPTETALHWVKQGARRLHLVDLDGAFAGKPKNLEAIAEILQEVSKNIPVQLGGGIRNLETIEKYLALGLTDVIIGTAAVKNPEFVREACKEFAGHIIVGLDAKDGMVAIDGWATVTDHHVIDLSKRFEDDGVNSIIYTDIGRDGMMSGVNIEATVKLAEAVNIPVIASGGLTDLNDIRALCAVKKGGVAGAITGRAIYEGSIDFAEAQQLADSLVS; encoded by the coding sequence ATGTTACTGATTCCCGCGATAGATTTGAAAGAAGGCCGCTGCGTACGCCTGAAGCAGGGTCTGATGGATCAAGCCACCGTGTTTTCAGACAATCCCACCGAAACCGCCCTGCACTGGGTGAAGCAAGGCGCGCGCCGCCTGCATTTGGTGGATTTGGACGGCGCATTTGCAGGCAAGCCGAAAAACCTTGAAGCCATTGCCGAAATCCTGCAAGAAGTGTCCAAAAACATTCCCGTGCAGCTCGGCGGTGGTATCCGCAATTTGGAAACCATTGAAAAATATCTGGCTTTAGGTTTGACCGATGTAATTATCGGCACGGCGGCGGTAAAAAATCCCGAATTCGTGCGCGAAGCCTGCAAAGAATTTGCCGGCCATATTATCGTCGGCTTGGATGCCAAAGACGGTATGGTAGCCATCGACGGTTGGGCAACTGTAACCGACCATCACGTTATCGATTTGAGCAAACGGTTTGAAGACGACGGCGTGAACAGCATCATCTATACCGACATCGGCCGCGACGGGATGATGAGCGGGGTAAATATCGAAGCCACCGTTAAGTTGGCCGAAGCGGTGAACATTCCCGTTATCGCTTCAGGCGGCCTGACCGATTTGAACGACATCCGCGCCTTATGTGCGGTAAAAAAAGGCGGCGTGGCAGGAGCCATTACCGGCCGCGCCATTTACGAAGGCAGCATTGATTTTGCCGAAGCGCAGCAACTGGCAGACTCTCTCGTTTCCTGA
- the hisH gene encoding imidazole glycerol phosphate synthase subunit HisH, with translation MKVAVVDYGMGNLHSVLKSVQAASNLAGISAEIMLTGRPEDVFAADKIIFPGQGAMPDCMGALQKSGLGEAVSDGLKNKPFFGICVGAQLLFDHSEEGNTAGLGWFAGEVKRFPNNLHDTHGDKLKVPHMGWNTVHQTQTHPLFQDIAQDTRFYFVHSYYFAPAASDIVLATSNYPDPFACIVGKDNVFATQFHTEKSHNGGLLLLRNFLRWNG, from the coding sequence ATGAAAGTCGCCGTTGTCGACTACGGCATGGGCAATCTGCATTCCGTGCTCAAATCCGTACAGGCCGCAAGCAATCTGGCAGGCATTTCTGCCGAAATCATGCTGACCGGCCGCCCCGAAGATGTGTTTGCCGCCGACAAAATCATCTTCCCCGGCCAAGGAGCCATGCCCGACTGCATGGGCGCATTACAAAAAAGCGGTTTGGGCGAGGCGGTTTCAGACGGCCTCAAAAACAAACCTTTCTTCGGCATCTGCGTAGGCGCGCAATTGTTGTTTGACCACAGTGAAGAAGGCAACACCGCCGGTCTGGGCTGGTTTGCAGGCGAGGTAAAACGCTTCCCGAACAATTTGCACGACACACACGGCGACAAGCTGAAAGTGCCGCACATGGGCTGGAATACCGTACATCAAACCCAAACACACCCGCTGTTTCAAGATATAGCCCAAGACACCCGTTTCTATTTCGTCCACAGCTACTATTTCGCCCCTGCCGCTTCAGACATCGTACTCGCTACCAGCAACTACCCTGACCCGTTTGCCTGCATTGTCGGCAAAGACAACGTATTCGCCACCCAATTCCATACCGAAAAAAGCCACAACGGCGGGCTTCTACTCTTACGTAATTTTTTACGCTGGAACGGATAA
- a CDS encoding response regulator transcription factor produces MSRVLLVDDDALLTELLTEYLTAEGLNVHSVPDGEAGVQEILSGQYDVVVLDSMMPKMNGLDVLKNVRSQSTVPVIMLTAKGDDIDRIIGLEMGADDYVPKPCTPRELLARINAILRRAQQTGEQSSSPNSIAVSEVVLYPAKRQATIKDIPLELTSTEFNLLEVLMRHAGQVVSKETLSIEALDRKLAKFDRSIDVHISSIRHKLGDASLIQTVRGLGYLFVKN; encoded by the coding sequence ATGAGTCGCGTATTATTGGTAGATGACGATGCTTTATTGACCGAACTGCTTACCGAATATCTTACGGCAGAAGGTCTGAACGTACACAGCGTGCCCGACGGCGAAGCCGGCGTGCAGGAAATTCTTTCCGGCCAGTATGATGTAGTCGTGCTGGATTCGATGATGCCGAAAATGAACGGCTTGGATGTTTTGAAAAACGTGCGCAGCCAAAGCACCGTACCGGTTATTATGCTTACCGCCAAAGGCGATGACATCGACCGTATCATCGGTTTGGAAATGGGTGCGGACGACTATGTGCCGAAACCCTGTACGCCCCGCGAACTGCTGGCGCGTATCAATGCCATTTTGCGCCGCGCACAGCAAACGGGCGAGCAAAGCAGCAGCCCGAACAGCATTGCCGTGAGCGAAGTGGTGCTTTATCCGGCCAAACGTCAGGCAACGATTAAAGACATACCGTTGGAGTTGACCAGCACCGAATTCAACCTTTTGGAAGTGTTGATGCGTCATGCCGGTCAGGTTGTGAGCAAGGAAACTTTGTCGATCGAAGCGCTTGATCGCAAGCTGGCCAAGTTCGACCGCAGCATCGATGTGCATATTTCCAGTATCCGCCACAAATTGGGTGATGCTTCGTTGATTCAAACGGTTCGGGGCTTAGGCTATTTGTTCGTTAAAAACTAA
- a CDS encoding HAMP domain-containing sensor histidine kinase: MKLFQRIFATFCAVIICAIFVASFSFWLVQNTIAENQFQQQRTIETTLMSSMISAFKVRGEQGAREILSEWKENPVSQNVFVVTGDDSLDILNRPVDGKMIEGARRYAFEHPSSDLAHVEYDRWGEEYLFFIRGWDNQQIQRLPSPLFIPGLQLAPIWHEFIILSFIILVGLLLAYILTNNITKPIRILGFGMNRLAVGDLETRISQQMDDRDDELSQLAVQFDKMAQQLQKLVAKERHLLHHVSHEMRSPLARMQAIVGLIQAQPQKQEQYLKRLESELTRMDTLVGELLTLSRLETSNVPLEKENLALVSFLTQLVEDSQSVALQNNQKVTLSIEKVPDTAQLLANESYLYRAFDNVVRNAMAYSPEGSDIKLRLYQDAKNWLIDVVDNGPGVDEMQLPHIFTAFYRADSSAQKPGTGLGLALTKHIVEQHGGKIIAENVKPNGLKMRFILPKKKK; this comes from the coding sequence ATGAAACTGTTCCAACGCATATTCGCCACGTTTTGCGCAGTGATTATCTGCGCCATATTCGTGGCGAGTTTTTCTTTTTGGCTGGTGCAGAACACCATTGCCGAAAACCAGTTCCAGCAGCAGCGTACCATTGAAACCACGCTGATGAGCAGCATGATTTCCGCGTTCAAAGTGCGCGGAGAGCAGGGCGCGCGCGAGATTTTGAGCGAGTGGAAAGAAAATCCGGTTTCGCAAAATGTGTTTGTGGTTACCGGCGACGACAGCTTGGATATTTTAAACCGGCCGGTTGACGGCAAAATGATAGAAGGTGCGCGCCGTTATGCCTTCGAGCATCCCAGCTCCGATTTGGCCCATGTCGAGTACGACCGTTGGGGGGAAGAATATCTGTTTTTCATCCGCGGTTGGGACAACCAACAGATACAGCGCCTGCCCAGCCCGCTGTTTATTCCCGGTTTGCAACTGGCTCCGATTTGGCATGAATTTATCATTCTCTCTTTCATTATTCTGGTCGGTTTGCTGTTGGCTTACATCCTAACCAATAACATTACCAAACCTATCCGCATTCTCGGCTTCGGTATGAACCGATTGGCGGTGGGCGATTTGGAAACCCGTATTTCACAGCAGATGGACGATCGCGACGACGAGCTTTCGCAACTGGCCGTGCAGTTCGACAAAATGGCGCAGCAGCTTCAGAAGCTGGTTGCCAAAGAACGCCATCTGCTGCATCACGTTTCCCACGAAATGCGTTCCCCGCTGGCACGGATGCAGGCGATTGTTGGATTGATTCAGGCCCAGCCGCAAAAGCAGGAGCAGTATCTGAAACGTTTGGAAAGCGAGCTTACCCGTATGGATACGTTGGTGGGCGAGCTGTTAACCCTTTCGCGTCTGGAAACTTCCAACGTGCCGCTGGAAAAAGAAAATCTTGCTTTGGTTTCTTTTTTAACCCAGTTGGTGGAAGACAGCCAAAGCGTAGCCTTGCAAAACAATCAGAAAGTTACGCTGTCGATTGAAAAAGTACCCGATACGGCGCAGTTGCTGGCCAACGAGAGCTACCTCTACCGTGCATTCGATAACGTGGTTCGCAATGCAATGGCGTACAGCCCGGAAGGAAGCGATATTAAGTTAAGGCTGTATCAGGACGCTAAAAACTGGTTGATTGACGTAGTCGATAACGGCCCGGGCGTGGATGAAATGCAGTTGCCGCATATTTTTACCGCATTTTACCGTGCCGACAGCAGCGCGCAAAAACCGGGTACGGGTTTGGGGCTGGCGCTAACCAAACACATTGTCGAGCAGCACGGCGGTAAAATCATTGCCGAAAACGTGAAGCCGAACGGTTTGAAAATGCGCTTTATCCTGCCGAAAAAGAAAAAGTAG
- the recO gene encoding DNA repair protein RecO yields MAAQTHRINHEPAFLLTAKPWRESSLWLEVFSRRYGRVALLARSARKRQSELRGVLVPFVPMSASWYGSQELKTLHRAEWLGGWRQPQGRALFSGLYVNELVYKLTAREDPHPALYDALHTVMQTIANEANHVAALRRFEWTLLTELGFAPDLHQDEHGEAVTAERRYWLRPEHAPLPLEQANGLPPAEAEGIAVDGSSLIQLRNGEFENGESMQQALRLTRMLLDFRLPEGIKSRQVLQQMQQFQTA; encoded by the coding sequence ATGGCCGCCCAAACCCACCGCATCAATCACGAACCCGCTTTTCTGCTTACCGCCAAGCCGTGGCGCGAGAGCAGTTTGTGGCTGGAAGTGTTCAGTCGCCGCTACGGGCGCGTAGCTTTGCTGGCACGCAGCGCGCGCAAACGGCAGAGCGAATTGCGCGGCGTGCTGGTGCCGTTTGTGCCGATGAGTGCCTCGTGGTATGGTTCGCAGGAATTGAAAACCCTGCACCGTGCCGAATGGCTGGGCGGTTGGCGGCAGCCGCAGGGCAGGGCGCTGTTTAGCGGTTTGTATGTGAACGAGTTGGTGTATAAGCTCACCGCCCGCGAAGATCCGCATCCCGCCCTTTACGATGCGCTGCATACCGTGATGCAGACGATTGCCAACGAAGCCAACCATGTTGCCGCCTTGCGCCGTTTTGAATGGACGTTGCTAACCGAACTCGGTTTCGCCCCTGATTTGCACCAAGACGAACACGGCGAGGCGGTTACTGCGGAACGCCGCTACTGGCTGCGCCCCGAGCACGCACCGCTGCCGCTCGAGCAGGCAAACGGTTTGCCGCCGGCTGAAGCGGAAGGGATTGCGGTGGACGGCAGCAGCCTGATCCAGCTTCGTAACGGCGAGTTTGAAAACGGCGAAAGCATGCAGCAGGCGCTACGGCTTACCCGTATGTTGTTAGACTTTCGCCTGCCGGAGGGCATCAAGTCGCGGCAGGTATTGCAGCAGATGCAGCAGTTTCAGACGGCCTGA